A region of Bacillus cabrialesii DNA encodes the following proteins:
- the rnpA gene encoding ribonuclease P protein component, translating into MKKRNRLKKNEDFQKVFKHGTSVANRQFVLYTLDQPENDELRVGLSVSKKIGNAVMRNRIKRLIRQAFLEEKERLKEKDYIIIARKPASQLTFEETKKSLQHLFRKSSLYKKSSSK; encoded by the coding sequence TTGAAGAAGCGAAATCGTTTAAAGAAAAATGAAGATTTTCAAAAAGTGTTTAAGCATGGGACATCAGTAGCGAACCGCCAGTTTGTCTTATATACGCTTGATCAGCCTGAAAACGATGAGCTGCGTGTCGGGCTTTCCGTCAGCAAAAAAATTGGCAACGCTGTGATGCGAAACCGGATTAAACGTTTGATTCGGCAGGCTTTTCTTGAAGAGAAAGAGAGACTGAAGGAAAAGGATTATATCATTATTGCGAGAAAACCGGCGAGCCAGCTGACATTTGAGGAAACGAAAAAAAGTCTGCAGCATCTTTTCAGGAAGTCTTCTTTATATAAGAAATCTTCGTCAAAGTAG